Proteins from one Impatiens glandulifera chromosome 2, dImpGla2.1, whole genome shotgun sequence genomic window:
- the LOC124927596 gene encoding polcalcin Jun o 2-like, translated as MAIASNNKTISHDGRREMTVEEFKAWLIKKFDCDRDGRISKDELRQAVRLAGGWFAGRKVRAGVQAADANCDGYVEEEELDLLVDFAQKHLKVKIVPF; from the coding sequence ATGGCGATTGCCAGCAATAACAAGACGATTTCCCACGATGGAAGAAGAGAGATGACGGTGGAGGAATTCAAGGCATGGCTTATTAAGAAATTTGATTGCGATAGGGATGGCCGGATTAGCAAAGACGAGCTCCGGCAAGCTGTTCGTCTCGCCGGAGGCTGGTTCGCCGGAAGAAAGGTCCGGGCTGGTGTACAGGCGGCGGATGCTAACTGTGATGGGTAtgtggaagaagaagaattggATTTGCTTGTTGACTTTGCACAGAAACATTTGAAAGTCAAGATTGTACCTTTTTAA
- the LOC124925689 gene encoding putative dihydroflavonol 4-reductase yields MKILVTGASGYLGGKLCTALIAQGYSVRAFVRRTSDLSSLPVQENPSFELAYGDVTDFSSFLAACSGCQIVFHVAAIVEPWVPDPSIFSKVNIGGLKNLLKVYKESESSIEKIIYTSSFFAVGSTDGYVADENQIHSGKNFCTEYEKSKVLADKIALEAAAEGVPIVVVYPGVIYGPGKLTTGNIVAKLLVERFNWRLPGYIGNGNDLFSFSHVDDVVEGHIGAMNKGRLGERYLLTGENASFKQVFDLAAIITNTSKPMFNIPLYVIEAYGWILVFISRITGNLPLLSPPTVYVLRKQWAYSSEKAKKELDYAPRGLKEGLLEMLPWLKSSGQIKY; encoded by the exons ATGAAGATACTTGTGACCGGCGCTTCCGGTTACCTCGGCGGCAAGCTTTGCACCGCCCTCATCGCTCAAGGCTACTCCGTCCGAGCCTTCGTTCGTCGCACCAGCGATCTCTCCTCCCTTCCTGTTCAAGAAAACCCTTCTTTTGAGCTCGCTTATGGAGATGTTACTGATTTCTCATCCTTCCTAGCTGCCTGCTCCGGTTGTCAGATCGTTTTCCATGTTGCCGCCATTGTCGAACCTTGGGTTCCAGATCCTTCTATATTCTCCAAG GTTAATATTGGAGGATTGAAGAATCTATTGAAAGTATATAAAGAATCGGAATCATCGATAGAGAAGATTATTTACACCTCTTCTTTTTTCGCAGTAGGATCTACAGATGGTTATGTTGCAGATGAAAACCAG ATTCATTCTGGAAAGAACTTCTGCACTGAGTATGAGAAATCGAAGGTTTTAGCCGATAAAATTGCGTTAGAAGCTGCTGCTGAAGGCGTGCCTATAGTGGTAGTTTATCCCGGAGTTATCTATGGTCCTGGCAAGTTAACTACAGGCAATATAGTTGCTAAGTTG CTTGTTGAACGCTTCAATTGGCGGTTGCCTGGGTATATAGGAAATGGAAatgatttgttttcttttagtCATGTTGATGATGTAGTTGAAGGACATATTGGTGCTATGAATAAAGGTAGACTTGGTGAAAGATATCTTTTAACAGGTGAAAATGCTTCCTTTAAGCAAGTTTTTGATTTAGCTGCTATTATTACAAATACAAGCAAGCCTATGTTCAACATTCCTTTGTATGTTATCGAGGCTTATGGATGGATATTGGTTTTCATCTCAAGAATTACTGGAAACCTTCCTCTGCTCAGTCCACCG ACTGTGTATGTTCTTAGAAAACAATGGGCTTATTCAAGTGAGAAGGCTAAGAAAGAGCTTGATTATGCTCCAAGAGGCCTGAAAGAAGGTCTTTTGGAGATGCTTCCATGGTTGAAGAGCTCAGGGCAGATAAAGTACTAG
- the LOC124927403 gene encoding uncharacterized protein LOC124927403, which translates to MVWGFGGRYYWGRKGGGGGGGGERKVEGIVVAFSFVSSQESNLKNYVDLYSSIGWNSLVCHSDFLNLFSLEKATSLALELLNELIGELKVKPCPVVLASFSGGSKACMYRFLQIIEGRCGELLNLDEYRLVRDCICGHVYDSSPVDFTSDLGTRFIQNPSVLSRIIIGMASRLDTLFLSRIESQRSEYWQTLYSSVSLKAPYLILCSENDELAPCQIVVNFAGRLQELGGDVKLVKWTNSSHLGHFRHYPNDYAAVMTELFGKATIVYSQRIRQLEGMGFDALHNEVSGPFGSLRKAIINANQSFRRVALELDDHFLTPTSSMTYHDNKVVGSLPEARNEGVVPVCSQPQINAHGVLGQILFDVCVPENVEDWDIRSSPSLKMGSFVSSLKRPMKFIRRSRM; encoded by the exons ATGGTGTGGGGATTTGGGGGAAGGTATTACTGGGGAAGAaagggaggaggaggaggaggaggaggagagagGAAAGTTGAAGGGATTGTGGTCGCGTTCTCATTTGTCTCCAGCCAGGAGAGCAATCTTAAGAACTATGTCGACCTCTACTCCTCCATCGGTTGGAATTCTCTCGTCTGCCATTCCGATTTTCTTAATCT ATTTTCCCTTGAAAAGGCTACATCATTGGCACTTGAATTACTTAATGAGCTTATTGGG GAGCTTAAAGTGAAGCCATGCCCAGTTGTGCTTGCATCTTTTTCTGGTGGTTCCAAAGCATGCATGTACAGATTTCTTCAG ATAATTGAGGGGAGATGTGGAGAATTGCTGAACTTG GATGAGTATCGATTAGTCAGAGACTGTATTTGTGGTCATGTTTATGATTCAAGTCCTGTCGACTTCACTAGTGATTTGGGGACCCGGTTTATTCAAAACCCATCTGTCCTATCACGAATAATAATTGGCATGGCTTCCCGTTTGGATACACTTTTCCTCAGCAGGATAGAATCACAGCGTTCTGAGTATTGGCAAACTCTATACTCCTCCGTG AGCTTGAAGGCTCCCTATCTAATTTTATGCTCGGAGAATGATGAACTTGCTCCTTGTCAAATTGTTGTTAATTTTGCTGGACGACTACAAGAACTTGGTGGGGATGTCAAATTGGTGAAATGGACCAACTCTTCTCACTTAG GTCATTTCCGTCATTATCCAAATGACTATGCGGCTGTAATGACCGAGCTTTTTGGAAAGGCTACGATAGTTTACTCTCAAAGAATCAGACAACTAGAGGGTATGGGCTTTGATGCTCTACACAATGAAGTATCAGGACCATTCGGAAGTCTAAGAAAAGCCATAATAAACGCAAACCAAAGCTTTCGTAGGGTTGCCCTTGAGCTAGATGACCACTTCTTAACGCCTACTTCTTCTATGACCTATCACGACAACAAAGTTGTTGGATCCCTCCCCGAAGCAAGAAATGAAGGTGTTGTTCCCGTTTGTAGCCAGCCACAAATAAATGCACATGGAGTACTCGGTCAGATCCTATTTGATGTATGTGTTCCCGAGAATGTGGAGGATTGGGATATAAGATCGTCGCCATCTTTAAAAATGGGTTCGTTTGTATCGTCGCTGAAAAGGCCAATGAAGTTTATTCGTCGCTCTAGGATGTAA